The nucleotide sequence ggactctgaaccctccgcgcccctgccgattgaaactgattgggcgccgatcatggagttcactgccgcggacatctttcagcactcgcctttcggcgatatcctgaagtcactgaagtctctctctttatcaggagagccctggccggactacggtcagcaaggttggggtacggacgatgaagaaattcaacgcccacccaccacccactttgtagccactgtcgacgacttaaccgacatgctcgacttcgactccgaagatatcgacggtatgaacgccgatgaaggagatgatgaagaaccagtgcctactaggccccggaaagccacctcgtcatatgacatatacatggtggacaaccCGAAAGAGGGATATGGTgatggaacagtggaggatgacccctccaagaaacagcctaagcgccggcgtcagcggcaccgctcaaaatcccgccaaaacaaatatggtgattccagcacgggagataataatactccggaaagcgccgaagaaaaccccctccagcaagatttagcacaggaggatggagaaaccagccctcatgagagagcggcagacagaaaggtcgaggacgataattatatgcctccctccgaagacgaggcaagcctcgacgacgacgaattcgtcgtgccagaggatgccgtcgagcaagagcgttttcaacgcaggcttatggccgcggcaagaagcctcaagaaaaaacagcaacagcttagagctaatcaagatttgctagtcgacagatggactgaagtccttgcggccgaagagcataaactcgaacacccctccaagagctacccaaagcgcaggttgctaccccgattagaggaggaagcatttgatgcggccgaccggccacctcatggccgtgacagagaggcctctcggccctccactcaagccacaccctgtaccaaggcatgggaatatgcgccggacttacaagacatgttggaggacaacgcaaggcaaacaagatcgatctacggatcgcgtgggcgccccacggctcgagacggtaaccgtcatgccggccacaaatttggcagggccaaacacagtagacaaggctcattgaagctacgtcatgatatagcccagtacagaggcgccgcacacccactatgctttacagacgaaatagtggatcatcaaatccccgaggattTCAaatccgtaaacatcgaatcatatgcacaacagatcctgcggtatggatcgaggattatctccttcatatccacatggcccgcagcgatgatttccacaccatcaaatacctcccactcaagcttaaaggaccagctcgacattggcttaacagcttgccaacaggatcaatcagttgttgggaggacctggaagccgcattcctcgacaatttccagggcacttatgtgcgacccccagacaccgatgacctaagtcacgtaattcagcagccaggggaatcggccaggtaattctggacacggttcctaacaaagaaaaatcaaatagttgactgtccggacgctgaggccctagcagccttcaagcacaatatctgtgacgagtggctggcccggcaccttggacaggaaaagccgaaatctatggcagcactcatgacactcatgacccacttttgcgcgggagaagacagctggcttgctcatagcaacaatatgaccaagaaccctggtaattcggacaccagagacagtagtggcaggtcgcgtcgcaacaagcagaagcgccgcattaacggcgacaacgctgaggatacggcagttaatgccagattcagaggctctaaatccggtcagtggaaaaagccatttaaaaggaatcctaggggcccgtccagtttggaccgaatactcgaccgcttgtgccagatacatggtacccccgaagagccggccaatcacaccaacaaggattgttgggtgttcaagcaggcaggcaagttaaacactgaaaatgaagacaaggggctgcatagcaacgacgacgaggagccccggccgccgaacaacagtggacagaagggttttcccccacaagtgcggacagtgaacatgatatacgcaacccacgtccccaaaagagagtggaagcgcgcgttaagggtcgtatacgcggtagagccagtcgccccaaagttcaacccatggtcctcccgcctgatcacctttgatcgaagggaccatcccactagcatctgtcatggaggattcgccgcattggttttagacccaattattgatggatttcatctcactagagtccttatggacggcggcagcaggctgaacctgctttactaggatacagtgcggaaaatgggcatagatccctcgaggattaagcccaccaaaacgacctttaagggcgtaataccaggtgtagaggccaactatacaggctcagtcacacttgaagtggtcttcggatctcctgataatttccgaagcgaggagctaatctttgacatagtcccgtttcgcagtggctatcacgcattgctcgggcgaaccgcattcgctaagttcaatgcggtaccacactatgcatatcttaagctcaagatgccaggccctcgaggagtaattacggtcaatagaaacaccgaacgctccctccgaacggaggagcacacggcggcccttgcagcggaagtacaaagcagcctctccaggcagttctccagtccggccactaaacgaccgaacaccgtcaagcgcgcccggagtaacctacaacaagaccgcttggcacgatccgagcaggcgtagcaatgcggccccaaccccaaccctcgcaaaaaggcgacgctagtacttcgcgtacataactacgctctagagataccatgggtacagggggaggggcaccatcacggcacgcccaaaacacggcttaaaccgtaccaggggctgccgattttttaattttctcttactttcaggactccacccttcggaaggcctgttcggcagttcaattgccgcacaaatgatgcaagaaccagggaagcagacaagccacgctgcattacggaactcccaggtggtctctatcacgagtagtatacctgctccgcatactattccgcagcttgcccctggaacggacatgttaactagtccaaccttccacttatcgcattatttgtatcgttctgctttgatcgcagccctttttaataaacaatgcatagctttcgtctatttttgcattacctttttttctttatatatgttccttaacgacatgttgcacccgtacacgttggtacggccaaaatacgccaggggctttagtacccctcaatatggtgtgagaagttcgaacactttaacaagtgtggcaccccgaacttatagcattatatgcatcggctctgaatcatgtcttgcccggctcctatgttttggtgccttacgttccgctatatcggctaaggtagaactaggagaaccactgcgattgtgccccagttgagctgggtcgagcacctcagtggagaaagctaaaactgactgtcatgatgaagcgagagctggtcgctgatcgagaggtttttcgagtccctaaagacttatgccgcttagggcgaggagccggctctgtccggccaaggcgtggatagtgccccgaactcggtcttccgaataccaggggcttcgccgaaatttaaaattatagaattctatggctaagtgcgagtgttcacgcattatagtccgattgccttgttcgttgggctatgcgcctccctcgaaggacccaaacatgggaaaaagagcgctcaggtttttCCCCGAACActccagcactagcggcacgggggcagaagccgacgactcgccatctctcagaattgataaacagccgcacagaaggtaatattttaaattccaatagaattgcttagcgcatatgaacaagttttcagcatacaggacaaaacgagcaagttcactcaaaaattacatccctagaacattcatccgccacaaggcaggcacccttcagaacatccttatagtaattctcgggcttgcgatgctctttccccggcggtggcccgtccttcgcaagcttctcagcatctagcttgccccagtgcaccttagcacgggcaagggccctatgggcaccttcaatgcagacggagcgcttgatgacttcgagccttggacaggcctccaccagccgctgcaccagcccgaaatagctcccaggcagagcccctccaggccacagccgaacaatgaggcccctcatggcctgttcggccgccttgtggacctcgaccagttgcttcagctggtcgctcgggggcacggggtgtccggcctcagcatactgagaccagaacaccttctctgtcgagctaccctcctcggctcgatagaatgcggcggcaacggacacactccggggaagatctgcgaacgctcctgaagagctacgaattcgggtaagtaacaagtaattcacgtttatgtgtttgctttgcataaagaatgccttacccgccgctatcttcttcacctcatccaactcctgaagggtcttctgggattcgcccttggcagacttggcattttcaatagccaccgcaagctcggacgctcacgcctttgagtcaagctccaaactctcatgtttctccatgagagcctggagctcttgccgcaccttgccaacctcggcctcatacttctcccgctcggtgcgctccgaggccgccctcttctcggcctcgaccagcgcttgcttaagggtcgccacttcagacgtggcccctgcaatagccacgataatcctgtcattctttgaaattgcacctttttatatatattttaaaaaacaaggtatttcttaccttcattgtcctcgagctgtttcttggcatgcccgagctcttgctcgagccgctcgaggttctgcttcagcgtgtccacttccgcagttagtgcggcggacgcaagcagagaagcctgcatatgcatattgactcatttttgttagactcctgcgaatttatttgatcctctattcggcttttcttcccgaacgccaaacagagcatcaagggctactgtctatgcggtaatattatttacacactctttacttacctcaaagcctgttaaaaggctagtacaaacttcagtcagtccactcttggcggactgaaccttctggaccaccgcactcataatagtgcggtgctcctcgtcgatggaggcgccttggagcgcctccaacatattgtccggcgcttCCGGTTGGACGGGAGCCACCGGCACGGTGGACttactcctcttggaaggaggtcccccgtcggactctggaacctttgaaggttccggagcggtgtccggcctagagccagacttggagccctggggggtttcatcccctttactcctggagtccgggaggtcgccttgcggcgcctccaagaccacctcctcccggcttggaacctgttgggacaacacttcggtgtcgtccgtaggacggggggaggaagccgtcggaagcgagttcacatctgacgagtccagtgagccgctcgacgacgcgtcgagccggtctttgggtgggctgcataaacatattcgacgtaagggaaagctgtgcaataaatgaatactatgaattactctggtatccggatacttacgattttgctaggggcttggccctgggctgctactcctctccgccgtcttcggcgtcggtggagtagtccggaggaagggttttccccttcttggacccttcggtctCCCCAGagagggtggccttccttttcttctctcctcccgctggagggggggaggtttcttcttcttcgtcctcgtcttcacgggaggaatgcgcctcggaaccatcggatgatggatccgacacctcctggcgccgggcactctttcgagtccccgcggccttttttgcggccttcttctccggcaccacatagggtgccggaaccagcagcttcgccaagcgagcgtccgcttggccttcgggcaaaggagccggacagttgatctgtccgaatgtcacctgccaatcctgtcaaaggtaagggagcttagatcccgcatggagtcaaactatgaaaaactgataccctgtaaaaggaaaaacagcttaccgcgagagcgtgacgctgcgcactgaatccgcgatcctcggtagcggatgcgggagcctcagcgcccttgaaaagcaccttccaggcatcttcgtacgtcgtgtcgaagagcctgctcagagtttggtgtcgcgccgggtcgaactcccataggttgaaagcccgttgttgacatgggaggatcaagcggatgagcataacctggactacgttgacaagtttgagcttcttgtccaccagggtttggacgcatgtttggagtccggtcagctctcccttcttgccccatgacaggcccgtctccttccaggaggtgcgCCACGTAGGGGGTCTGGATCGAAACACaaggggtgcgacccattcggcgtcgcgcggctcggtgatgtaaaaccaccccgattgccaccccttcagggtctccacaaacgagccctcgagccataggaagttggccatcttgcccaccatggcgcctccgcactccgcctggttgccgcgcaccaccttcggcttaacgttcaaagtcttgagccataggccgaaatggggacggatgcggaggaaggcctcgcacacgacgataaacgccgagatgttgaggacgaagttcggggccagatcgtggaaatccaggccgtagtagaacatgagcccccggacaaatgggtggagagggaagcccagtccgcggaggaaatgggggaggaacaccaccctctcatggggcctaggggtggggatgagctgccccttttcgggaagccggtacgcgatttcgttagacaggtatccgaccttcctcagctttttgatgtgtccctccgtgatggaggagaccatccacttgcctcccgctccggacatggctggaggaggttgaggtggggagtgcggacttgggcgctggagctcgagtgcgcaagaatggataggcgaaggaggaagaaggcgtaggtgaaagggtggatcattatccccttatatgggtggacgcaactacatgtccccaccggcctggtaaaactcgcttatccccaagcgccgtaatcaatggcgcagttgggttacccacgcccgtattgatgagaattccgaaataaggggacacgatctctactttaacaagacgtgccaaggaaaccgcctcgcatgacgtgctgaggtgggataatgaaacgactcggataaaggcttggccgtggtgtgtcacgctacggaatacgtcagcagattagatttgtgtaactattattctctctatgtcaatatgtggaaacttattttgcagagccggacactatctttgtgttcaaaatcttctgtgaagtacttggagggggaacccgccttgcaatgccaaagacaatctgcgcgccggactcgtcgtcattgaagcctggttcaggggctactaaggagtcctggattagggggtgtccggatggccggactatactttcagccggactcctggaatgtgaagatacaatattgaagactccgtcccgtgtccggaagggactttccttggcgtggaaggcaaacttggcgatacggatatgaagatctcctaccattgtaaccgactttgtgtaaccctaactctctccggtgtctatataaaccggagggttttagtccgtaggacaacatacacatcaacaatcataccataggctagcttctagggtttagcctctccgatctcgtggtagatctactcttgtactacccatatcatcaatattaatcaagcaggacgttgggttttaccccgaacctgggtaaaatttcgtgtcccttgcctcctgttaccatccggcctagacgcacagttcgcgaccccttacccgagatccaccggttttgacaccgacagctaccaTGAGAGATAATGGTTGGAAGAGTCCTTTTCATGAGGCTGAGGAATTCTGCAATTCCAAAGGTATTCCAATGCCTAATATGGACGACGAAATACAGTTCGGGTCGCTCAAGGCTAGAGAGGACTCTCACCAATCTTCATTATTATCGGGTTGGTGATGGTAGTGGTGAGCACTATTTTTGATGTGAAATACAGTTCGGGACCGTAGTGGCGAGCACTATTTTTTCTTACTCATTTAGTCATTTGCGAAGCCAAATAACACATAgcaaggcgccggcgcaccggcccaaatttgggccggtcacaCAGTGACCACACGATACAGTTGTAGGAGGCCGTCAGATATGCCACCTGTGTTGTCTTGTTCCTCCCCTTTAACTCTTTCTTTCTTCTCAAGCGCCCGCGCACCAGAGCCTCACCAACAGCGCGAATCAtgaccccccaccccacccctgcCCCAACGCCGATAATCTCACCAGCTCGCCGCTGCTCGTCATACTCGATCCCGAACAGCAGCAGTTCCAGGAGCCCCCCCACGGTTGCAACAAAAAATCCCAGCGCCCATAGAAGCTTCCCTTGTTGCCCGTTGCATGAACTAAAAATAGTGGGCCGTCTTTGCCGAAAATTGCAGCATGTCGCCGCCGGCCACACTCCGTTGTCGGGTTATAGCGAATCTGGGCGCGGTTGTAGCTTTTCTGCCGCCATTTGCAACAAAAATCACAGCACCACGCCGTTGCAAAAAAGATATTAAAAAGCAACAAATCCTCAATGTTCGGTTGAAGCAAAAACATTATAAGGTTCCAGCAAAAAACGTTATCGGTGCCAGCAAAATCAATCTCAGCAGGAGAACTTGGGTGGTTGATTGTAGCCAAAAAATTGCTAGTTCCAGCAAAAATaaatgctggttccagcaaaaataacAACAGGGTGACTCCCATTGATTCGATTGTAGCAAACAAAAGAAAAAGATTGTAGCAAAAAGGATTACTAGTTCCAGCAAAAAAGACACTTGTTCCAGCAAAACCAGATCCAGCAATCCAGATCACCTATTGCAGCTTGTCGCCGCCGTCTCGTCCATCAGCTTGTACTGCACGGTTGCAGCTCGCCGTCGGGTGTGTCGCGGTATGCAGCTCGACCAACGGGCGGTTGCAGCTCTGGGAACCGCCATTTGTAGCTAGCCGTTTGGCGGCCGTCACTGGATGCAGTTCGACCACGCCTCGGTTGCAGCTCCGCTAGCCAGGGGTTGCAGCTCCCCATCCTGCCGGTTGTATCATGTAGTAGCACCATCGCGGCTTGCATCCTGCTGTGCAGCTAGTCGCCATGCCGCCCCTCCGCCTCCCAATATCTTTGATGTAGACCAGCTCCCCTCCGCCTCCCACTCTTGTAGCTCTGCCCGACCCCCTCGAAAACAAGCTCGTGGACGCCTCGTATGGATCTAGAGCACAACAGCTCAGGCAAAGTCGGGAGGTGGATGAACTTATCCGATGAgatgtgatgaggaagaagatgctAGAAGGGAGTGGATAAGGATGTGAAGGAATAAAAAAACTGATGGGAGGGAGTGCGGGATGGGTCACGGCCTCACGGGAATGTGTGGCTAGAGTGGCCCCACGCATTTGTGTCGTCGCTAGCGAGCCGCGACCGGCCGAGCGTTCGCCTATGAATAAGCGCCCATGCAAGTTAGGGTCGCAATACTGATCGTTTACAACAACCGAATAAAATGTGTGCTGCCAACAAGCTCTCTGCATATACGAATGACGAACCTGTTGCTACCTACTTCAACAGATCGTGCGATCATATACAGGAGTCCCGGACTCCCTGGAAAATGACTGCTATTGCCGCTCCAAGTCCGTTTCCTGGCCGGAGCGGGAGCCGGAGGCTCGCCCGCCAAACCAGCCCGGCCGCTCCGGCGCGGACGGCTCTAACGACGTCGACGGCGATGGAGACAGCGTTTCATCGTCCATCATCTCGATTGGCACGACGGCCGCTGATGCCGCGGCTCTCTCGCGCTGATCGGCGCCCGCGGCCCGCTCGACCTTCCCACGGCAGACCGGGCACGACGCGTTGGACAGGAGCCACACGTCGACGCACTCCTGATGGAACAGGTGCTTGCAGCTCGGGAGCTGCCTCACCGTCTCCCCCTCGTCGACGACCCTGAGGCACACGGCGCACTCGTCCGGCGCCGACGCCGAGCGGTCCCGCC is from Triticum aestivum cultivar Chinese Spring chromosome 3A, IWGSC CS RefSeq v2.1, whole genome shotgun sequence and encodes:
- the LOC123058123 gene encoding E3 ubiquitin-protein ligase ATL41; the protein is MSSYIAPFEPGEAVAPCCSTTTLLSALAASVACCFFLVVIFLCLRFLHLRRTRTRHHGAQPLQGQGQAQQPKHGLDAATIALFPSFPYRRDRSASAPDECAVCLRVVDEGETVRQLPSCKHLFHQECVDVWLLSNASCPVCRGKVERAAGADQRERAAASAAVVPIEMMDDETLSPSPSTSLEPSAPERPGWFGGRASGSRSGQETDLERQ